Part of the Nicotiana tabacum cultivar K326 chromosome 20, ASM71507v2, whole genome shotgun sequence genome, TCTCGGTTCTATTCTCCCTCATATTTGTACTCTTGTTTATTTTGTACAGGTTCTTATTGACGATTATTGTTATATAGAgacatgattttttattttccgttgtatttACAAATTGCCACTAAAGGTTAGAGTTATGCAAATTTTGGGGGGGAAAGGTATTAAGCATATTTAGGCTACTAGCTTGATGTCAAATCTACTTAAATAGctaattttctaagtttaaatAATCAATTATTGGACCTTTTTTGATGTCTCCTCATTGTGTAGCTTTCGCTGCTAGTTTGATAAGCTTAATTGAAGCAGTAGGAAATGTGGTTCTCGGTTCTATTTTTCCTCATCTTTGTCCTCTTGTTTATTTTGTACAGGTTCTTATTGACTATTATTGTTATATAGAGacatgatttttcattttctgTTGTATTTACAAATTGCCACTGAAGGCTAGGGTTATGCATATTTTGGGGGAAGAAGGTATTAAGTTTATTTAGGCTACTAGTTTGATGTCAAGTCTAACCTAAGCTTAAATAGctaattttctaagtttaaatTAACCAATTATTGGACTTTTTTTGATGTCGCCTTGTTGTGTAGCTTTCGATTTCAGTTTGATAAGCTTAATAGAAGCAATAGGAAATGTGCTTCTAGGTTCTATTCTTCCTCATCTTTGTACTCTTGTTTATTTTGTACAGGTTCTTCTTGATGATTATTGTTATATAGAGACATGATTTCTCATTTTCCGTTGTATCTACTAATTGTCACTGAAGGTTAGGGTTATGCAGATTTTGGGGGAAAAGGGTATTAAGTTTATTTAGGCTACTAGTTTGATGTCAAGTCTAGCCTAAGCTTAAATAGctaattttctaagtttaaatTAACCAATTATTGGACTTTTTTTGATGTCGCCTTGTTGTGTAGCTTTCGATGTCAGTTTGTAAGCTTAACAGAAGCAATAGGAAATGTGGTTCTCGGTTCTATTCTTCCTCATCTTTGTGCTCTTGTTTATTTTGTGCAGGTTCTTATTGACGTATATATTATATGATGTATCCTACGGGCAAAAGGCAGTATCGCTATCGAACTTTACCTCCTGATATACTTAGCAACCTTCCTCGCAAAGTAATTGATGAAATTCTTATGTGTTTGCCTTTGAGAGATGCTGTGAGGACTAGCATCTTGTCAAAGAGATGGAGATATAAATGGCGTAGACTTCCACAATTGACGCTTGAGCACACACTttggaaaaaagaagagaatataACAGACCTTACAAGTAACTTTTCAGAGATTGTCAGCCACATTTTAGTCTATCATGCAGGACCAGTTAAAAAATTTAGCCTCTGCATTCCTTATTTGGACCGATGTTCTAATATTGACAGCTTGATAAATTTCCTTAGTAGAAATGGCATTCAACATCTTGTTCTTAGACTTCCAATCAGGGGTAGCTCGTACGAGTTGCCGCCATTGTTTTTCACATGTTTCCAGTTGAGGCATCTGACTCTCCATAATTGCTCAATACATCATCCACCACACTTTAAAGGGTTTGATTGGTTAATCAGCCTAGAACTACGAGATGTTACAATATCTTCCATGTTGCTTGAACGTTTAATCTCTCGATCCCCGTTACTTGAGCAGTTAGTGCTGCATATCTCAGGTGCTTTAAGCAACGTCATCAAAATTAGTGCTCCCGTCCTGAGATCCTTTGACTACACAGGCAATATAAGATCTGTCTTTTTAAAAAATGTTCCTCTTCTGGCAAAATTTTCACTTTCGCATAGGGAATATCATGTGGCAGCAGGAAACTGTAATATCGTCAAGTTATTTGAGTCTTTTTCTGCTCTCGAGCATCTTCACTTGAATGACATGGTAAATGTTGCTTCATGCCTTCATTGTGATGCATTTTCAATCATGGAGCATCCTTTGGGCGTCGAGTCATTCTGATTTTTTGGCTCTTTCTAGTCCTTTGTTGCAGGAGCAGGTGAAATACCGACAAGGCTTCCGTTTAATCTTAATTGTGTCAAACATCTTTGTATATCTAGTATTTATCTGTCTGACTTGGGTGAGGTTTCATGTGCTCTTTGCTTGATAAGAAGCTTCCCATATTTACAGTATATGGAAATGAAggttctcttttctctcttttttatgTAGTGGATTTCTTATTTTCATGCTCCTTAAATCATCATTAAGCTCAGAGAGTTAAGTTTTGGTTCATCTTTCTTAGGTGGAGGCTAGTGATGACAATGATATACCGGCTCTGGAATCTCTTGATGTGGAAAGCTTCTCAGATGTGACATTTAATCACCTCAGGGAAGTTAAGCTAATACAAACTAACGGCACAATCCCTGAAATGCAGCTTATGAAGCTTCTGTTGGCCAAGTCTCCCAGGCTTGTGAGAATGCTAATCGAGCCATGTCTCGTTGAAGAATCTGCAACAGTCAAAATACTTGCTGAGCTGACAAAACTTAAGCGGGCATCACCTAAAGCAGAAGTTGTATATAAGTTGGATAAGCGTCCAAATCTCGGTCCTTTCTGATCTTCACAGGTCTTTTGTCAGACTGTTACCCTATTGAACAAATGTTTTGGAATTTGATATGAATTGGCAGAAGCAAGTGTTGATGCACTAGTATAATGTTGTGTTTTGCCTGATTCTATAACATTGAGAGATGTCTAAACATCAGTTGGGGATATAAACAAATGTGGATATATGGTTTCTTCAACTTATTCATTACTGTGCTTTATGCTTTTACTTTACATGCCTGTGCTTGCAACGAGATTTGCAACTGTGCTTGTTTTTTTCGTTCTTCAAAGTTTGGTTGTCTGTTGCAGCGTGTTAATCTTCTTCTAGATCATATTCCTATGGAAAGTTTGAAGCCTTTCCTCAATTATGTTATGTCTGTAAGGTAAAGCCATGGAGTTCTGGTTGTAAGTAGCACTGGCATGCGACTTTTGTTGTGTCAATAAATATGTACTTTTCTTGAAGCCTCTTCAAAGTCATCTTATAGTAGTATTTTTCTTATATCAAATAAAATAAGTGTCACTAAATATGCTAGTTTTTTATGTGTCATTCTACAAAATGTCATCTATTTCATACAACTACATAGGTTAGTCCGAATTTTCTTGATAATTTGATATTGCAGGGTGCTACTCTTTCTCCTATCGTAGTTAGAAATCAATTGCAATTTAAGGGTGGTGTGACTCGAGTGATATAGCTATATTGAGTTATCTCATACCAAGAATAGCTTTTCTTCGCTTTAGAGtgagatgaagaggaagaaaCAGTTGCTCAAAACTCTGGCCTTGTGGCACGGGAAACTGATATTTCTCCTAGACATTTACCCAAGTTATCAAACAAGTTAATTATAAAAGTTCATATACTATGTGTTACAAGTCAAAATTTAAAAGCTTTTCTCAATTATAGTCAGTAACCACAAGAATATTCAAAACATGCACCTAACCTTTTTCCTTTAGTATAATGAGATTCCCAGGTTAACATTTGGAAATTCACAGTATTTAGTTCACCAACACAATAGACATTTCAATCCAGGATAAGCAATTTTGGAATACAAACAACGATGAAGAGTTGGACCAAGCTCAAAAGAGGCTGAAGATATTAATACAACTATAGCATGGTGCGATACCAAGTCAAATCAACTCAAGTTTGCGTCACTTCTGCCTCCAAAATCAGTTGAGTTCATCCCATCTGTTTTTATCGCATCCTAATGTTAGCAATGATTTCTTCTgatatttttcctttccttttcctctttctttttacctttcttttGGTGTCATTCCTTATGTCTCTAGTTAAAAACTAATTCAACATGTTCCGAGTCTCTGAGGTTaacaatttaatttatatatagaGAAGCACATGTTGCAACATTCTGCTATAAATTTCTTGTTTTAGACCATGTATCTTGCTTGCTAAGCTAATAATTTTAGGTATATAATCTAATGTATATAAATATCAAATCAAAATTGGTTGAAAGTAAAATCTAATAACAATGCACAATCCGTGAATTggtagacaacaacaacaacacagtaAAATTCCATAGGTaaagggtctggggagggtagtgtgtacccagaccttacccctattcCGATggaatagagaggctgtttccgatagaccctcggctcaagaaaacgaaAAAGACGAAAAAGATAATATATCAATACAATCAACCAAAACTATAGAAATAATAACAGCATTATAAGAACCAGAAAATATTTGATATGCAATAATAATAACCAGTAAATAAGGCCCGGTGCACCGGAACGAAGTAGAAAAATattcaactacctcctaacctacctAGCAATGTTTAGTTCAAAACTAGAAAATTCAAACTAAACCTCAATAAATGTTAATGGAATAATGTTCTCAACAAAACTGCTAACATAACTTAACCTAAAATGATTGGGGAACACCAAGGAAACTGGGGCATTAATAAAGTTAAGGCTCCCTGTTGCTAAAACATCTACAAACCTTGTGTTGCCAATCCTTTCCGCTTCAAACAAGGCAACCTTCTCCAATTTGGGATTAAAGTTAAAATCCATAGAAACCTTATTTACCTCATCGTATACCGAATAGCCTTTATTCCAAAACAAAACCAGCTTTCCACACAATGCAGTTTGGATTTTACTCACCTCATTGAAATGATAAATCCTTTCTTTTGGGGGTGAAAGAATTCCAAACTTCTCCTCTCTGAAATTGAAGTAGTTGATAGGATAGAAATTAGTCCAATAAAGAAACCCATTGAGAAAAATACATTCCTTAGAAAAATATGAGTCAGAAGACTTTTCAGGAATTATTTGTTGGTTCCTAGAGTTAGAATCTTGATCGTTTGTCGTTTTTCGTAGGGAAAAATAACATGAAGTACTTTGTAATTTTCTGTGACCGGATCAAATCCCAGAAACAAAACAGGAATGCCGGGATATTGCATGTGACTTTCCTGACTCAAAGAGAATTGTTTTATCTCCCCTGTGGTTACATTGTATAAGTAAACTTGAGTAGTTTGATAGCTATAAACACAAACAAGGCCATTGCAATGATTTGAGCAGGTAGTGATCTTAGATCTTGAGTCAGAATAATAATGATGAGGTGCGAGTTGTAAAGAAATTCCCTCTAGTTGTGACTGTAGTTGGAAGGTACGTCTTTTCAGATCAAAGAGCAGGTGGGTGGCTGAGGGACGGGATTGAGAACGAGTATTATGCAACTTGGCAAAGTTGGGATGTCGTATCAAAGTTTCCCAAGCTTTAGAAACGCACTTGAATCGCATTAGAGACTTGGCAGGAAGCCATGACAATATATCAAATACTATGTCATCTACAAATTGAAGTGCAAACCCATGCTTCTCATCGTTGGAATGGGGGGGTTTTCGGTAGTAATAATGaacacaaaaacaacaacaacagtagggtctggggaggttactatttacgcagaccttactctCCCCTACTCCCCTACCTTATGAAGAatctgtttccgaaagaccctcagctcaagaacAAAATAAACCTAGTACAATTATTCCTTTGTTTGTTGTTTATgcctaaaataaataaagagtaATATACCATTGTTTCCCCGGTATTTGGGTTGGTTTAGGTGGTCCTTTTCTAATTCTACTAGTATTTGGTTAACTTTATTGAAAACAAATTATAAGTGCTAATAGGATTTTAGCCAGGTTTCACTTTGGATTCTTACTAGGTTTTTAGCCGCAAATTTTCAACATTTGAGTTCGATTCCTATTTTTTTCTTAAAGAAATTATTAGTATGATTCTATAGTGGAGGAGAGAAAGGATTTTCACCCAAATAAAATACTGCCATTGGCTTTTTCAGTCAACTAAAAGATGTATTATCTGTTATTACTTCGGTTCTgcaatttgttcttttctttttgtcaTATTaactttcattcatttttttaatgCATAAAAAAGGAACTTGACAATGTAAACTAGGGAAAAGAAgaggaattttttttaattccaaaaGAACTAATTCTCACAATTTTTTGTTATGTAATTTCTACTTTCGCATATATAAAAAGGGGACAACCCGGTGCACGAAGCATCCCGTATTTATACAGGGTCCGGGAAAGGTCCGCACTCcaaaggggtgtgatgtaggcaacCTACCCTAGTGAATGATTCCACGGCTTGAACCGATGACCTAGGCCACACGAAGACaattttaccgttgctccaatGCTCCCTAACATATTTTCACATAATACAAGTGTTCAAAGGGCAAAATGGCAGTTTGATTACTGTTTGGACTAATAAGTGTTGTGTTAGTGAAAATAGCATTTATATATGTCAAGTGAAAACATGTCTTATAGTAGAAACCTAAATATTCAACAGAAATTCAGTCCACTTTCAGTTTTATAACAAAAGGGTGATTCAggatttgaaatttatgggttTCTACAATAACCTCAAATTAATATACAACAATAATTGGGTTCACAGAATATTTGTAGATATTAGTGGATTTCTTAATACATATTATGAGTCTAGGCAAAAGCTACTGGATTCATGTGAACTCATACCTATACGGTAGATCTGCCCCTGCCCTGATGTATTATTGAACTTACAGGTCCAAAGACTTGCATGGTTATGACTTATGACTTGCAACATAAGGTACTTCTTCAGAGTCAATTTCAACATTGACTTGTAACCACGGTGTGCGTTAAGACTTTGAACAGCAAATCTAGATCCCTCTTAAACTCGACAATGGCAGCAGTCAATCTCTGGCGTCTCCAGCTCTTTTTCTCCGAGTCACGCCATTCTGCAACTAGCATAAAGAAAGGCACATTAATCGATTTGGCTAAAAGGAGTTTGCTTAATTCATATTTATTTCTTGCTCATACCAGCAGGAGTTTCCGAGTGCATTTGGTTTATTTAGAGCTTCAGCTGGCCAACATTTTCCAGCTAGCCCCTCTGTCATTAGGAGAACAGCACTAGACCAACCCGCCATCATCAAAATCCAGAAGCTGCACATTTTGGTTCAAGATTTCCCAAGGACTTTCATCAGAAAAGCGTATTCATAAGCTGCTTCCTCGCATTGGCCAAAACGACCACCTTCACCAAAATGTCCTCCACTCATGTTTGTCTGAAGTATGACCGCAGAGGAACACCTAGTGCATGTTTTATCTCGTATCTTGGCAACCCACTTTGCAGCTTCCCAAACGCCAACTCTGCATAAATACATAATATGACCAAAGTCAGAGTCTTGGTTAGCTGAAAATGCTTTAGCACTTCAGCCACACCATCTAACAGACGCAAGTAAAACGTACATATAATGTACATGCTAATTTGGATAAGAGAGTTATCCTTATTGGCGTACATGAGAACAAAATTACCTGGAGTCATTCAATGAAGCTTTCACAAGCATTGGCGGACAACAAACTCCTTCAGGAATATTGTCATAAGGAGAATACTTCAAAATATAGTCAAAGTGGGCCCGTAGTTGAGGATTGCCGAATTCTTCGTAGTCTAAAACAGTGAGAGGCAAGGTGGGATCCAACAAGCTACTGCACACATCAAGAAAAGGAACCTGTAACAAACATTacatacatgagcatctacattACATCAGCATCAAACAAAAAATAAGACACTTCCTACCATCCCACTGTATCATAGTTGAGTTTCCAAGAAGCAACCCTGAGGTATTATATCAATTTGCAGACTCACAAAAACATCCAAATTAGATTTGAGAACATATAGGTACAGTTCATTATTGTAACTTTCTTGTGAAGAGAAAGTAAACTAAGTTGAGAAATGCGACGTGACAGATGGGAATGATCAACGTAGGGGGATTTGACAGCGATACATGTTCCTTATCCTAAGGGGATTTGACAGCAGTACATATTCGTTGTCCTGCTCATGGATAGTTATCGTAGaaaaaaagtatcacaatttACATTCATTTGGCCATGTCAATACCAAAGTCTCTTTAACGTAACTGTTGACCCTCAGAATCAGCAGCATTTCAGGTTTAAAGAGAGTTCTCTAAAGAACTAAACATTCTTAGCTCGAGAGTAACTTAAAAGAGAAGCAGCCTGCATCTAGCATATATGATTCCAAACCATGGTAATTAGACCTCTTGTTTCCTTTCCCGCTAAAGATGATATATATACAGAGACCAAATCAAACCATAATATGCATTATGAATCCAATTCACCAAATCTATAGAGATATGAAAGAAACCAAAGGATTCCCAAATTGGTGCTTACCTTCAGAATTGCAGCTCGAAAGAGTTCAGGGTGCATGTTAATTGCTGCCGCAACAAGAAGACTTCCAGCACTTACACCAATAGCTCCCAGCTGATGTTTGTGGACATAACCCTCACTGACAAGGTATTCTCCGCATGATATGAAATCATTTATAGAGTTCAACTTGCTCATTCCACTCCCAGATTTGTGCCACGAAGGATCTGGACCACCACCACCCCTGCAAAAGTAAAATGTATCACCTAAGTATTCTGTTACAAGAAATCACAAGCGACAATAATGCTTTCAGGAGTCTACGCAGTAATTTGGTAACTTATATTAATGCACTATTACATGCATTTGGAAAGAGAGAAACTGACAGCAACTAATGGAACTCAGCGAGAGAGTGACCAAGCTGGAGTGTAAGAACTTCTGTTTTTTTCTTCTCATCACTAGAGTTCGTGGATGGATAAGTAACAGTTCAAGGCAAACAAAATCACAAAAGTTTTATCACTTCTATTGCATTGAGCAAATCAGTGAAAAGCTATTGGACACTGCATAAGTTACCAAAATAACACAACCACTACAAATGCATCAAAATCGATAGTTTCCTTtggattccttttcttttcttgttgtcctctttcttcttctttcctttgCTTTGCTTTGCTTTGGGAGGACGGACAGTAAGGAGTTCCGAGAGACAGGTTAGCAGCTTGGAGGAaagatttatcaaaatccaacTAATAATAAAAGAAAGTTGTACCTTACATCAGCAAATGCAATCAGCCAACCACGATCAAGTAAGCTCAGGCGGTCCCCACACCAGCTTTTGTCTAAAACTTCACCATATGCTCCATATCCATGTAGAATCCCAGGAGACTGATCCTTCTTATGTGCTTTACGAGAGAACAGAATAGTTATAGGAATCCTTGCACCATCATGCGATATCACTTCCTTTTCTTCACAGGAATAAATCTCAGCAAAGTCACTCCATCTCTGTACTTCATTAATCTGAATGTATCTTTCCTTCTTTAAAGGGATGCCGAGAAGCTCATTTCTGCTTCTCTCTTCATTGTTTGAGTGGCACTTAGTATCGTGGGAGACATCAATTACTTCTTCTTGATGAATGACAGAGAACATTCTTCTTGACATATCATAGTCAACAATAACATCAGGCATCTGTATTCCAAAAGAGAAACATAAGAAGCATATTATATTGGTCCTTGGCCTACAGGTAGACACATGTTACAGTAGAAATAGAAGTCAAATCCAATTATCTCTATGAAGCATATAAGAAGCAAATCGTTGTTATAGACTTCAACTGAGAGAGTTTTAATAATGAGAACAGGACCATAAAAACTGGGATTCTAGGAACTTTGTACTCGGTTAGAACCCAAATCTGTTTATTTCTAAtggaaatttcataattttcATGATGCTTACTGACTCCTTTAATCTGACTAGTTCGGGATTGAGGCTTAAGTGTTTTTTTTTCtcaaagaaaaacaacaaattaGTATAAGAATAATTTCAGTATAGGGAAACAGGCTGAATTTTCATACTATGCAGAGATCTAAGCTAAAATTGTAAAGCAACAATAAGACAACCAAAAGGATGCAGATCATTTGAAGAATTGACAGTATTACCACTGGGAAAGGGGGAAAAAAGGTTGTCAGGCATTACCACTGGGGAAGAAACAACAGCGCGATATACAGATCGTGTGAAATCATGATTTGATCCTGGAGTTATTGCACACAtatcagagggaagaggaaagAACCATGGGTTAAGTTCATCAATCTTCATTTGTTCCTGCGCAACAGGAAGATAGTAAGAAACATTGGTATTGGTCAACTTTACACAGATAATGATAATTGAGAGATGATTATGCTTCCTCCTGCGACATAGCAAGGAAAAGAAACTAAGGAATAGGAGATAAGTTTAATACAAAATCAGAAACTGATTTACTAATTTAGCCTTCCACACTCAACAATCACGACTATTTTAAGTTTTAAGATTATACCTCACAATTGATGATCGTTCGCATATCAACAGAACATATCGATGAGGAACCCTCTTTGTTGAGAAAAAGCACCAAATGTTCATTAAACATGTCCATATCTTGGATGAAAATGTCTCCACTGGGTACTATAATATTCTGCAGACAAAGCTTGCAGATGATAAAAAAAccaaaaactgaaaataaatgtTTTTGAATCACAAGTATGTGTTTATGCAATTCCAATTTTGCACTTGCCCAGGTAGAGGAGTTAGGTGATCAAGCTGACAGCAAATACTATGTGAAATATTTATTAGGCAGCAAAATAACCAACATATCATAATT contains:
- the LOC107800641 gene encoding uncharacterized protein LOC107800641 isoform X2, coding for MLWLYYQYIPEGKEFPVLCRKLAAESKGWMKSVSNYVIGVSKKEQVLLDWNEIAERYGYVHVGTCRVSPDHNYLAYTVDVTGSEQFVLQIKELRNDRVLPTLEVEGVVSLEWAQDSCTFFYTLSDQNQRPYRVHCVKLGSDSVHDVPLFVENDSSFCVDIASTKDGKFITVNSNSRTSSEVYVINAANLQTGIQRFCKRVSGVQYFLEHHHGFFYVLTNSHNVGEESPSSGEYYLARCPVENLQSTCLQNIIVPSGDIFIQDMDMFNEHLVLFLNKEGSSSICSVDMRTIINCEEQMKIDELNPWFFPLPSDMCAITPGSNHDFTRSVYRAVVSSPVMPDVIVDYDMSRRMFSVIHQEEVIDVSHDTKCHSNNEERSRNELLGIPLKKERYIQINEVQRWSDFAEIYSCEEKEVISHDGARIPITILFSRKAHKKDQSPGILHGYGAYGEVLDKSWCGDRLSLLDRGWLIAFADVRGGGGPDPSWHKSGSGMSKLNSINDFISCGEYLVSEGYVHKHQLGAIGVSAGSLLVAAAINMHPELFRAAILKVPFLDVCSSLLDPTLPLTVLDYEEFGNPQLRAHFDYILKYSPYDNIPEGVCCPPMLVKASLNDSRVGVWEAAKWVAKIRDKTCTRCSSAVILQTNMSGGHFGEGGRFGQCEEAAYEYAFLMKVLGKS
- the LOC107800641 gene encoding uncharacterized protein LOC107800641 isoform X4 → MKSVSNYVIGVSKKEQVLLDWNEIAERYGYVHVGTCRVSPDHNYLAYTVDVTGSEQFVLQIKELRNDRVLPTLEVEGVVSLEWAQDSCTFFYTLSDQNQRPYRVHCVKLGSDSVHDVPLFVENDSSFCVDIASTKDGKFITVNSNSRTSSEVYVINAANLQTGIQRFCKRVSGVQYFLEHHHGFFYVLTNSHNVGEESPSSGEYYLARCPVENLQSTCLQNIIVPSGDIFIQDMDMFNEHLVLFLNKEGSSSICSVDMRTIINCEEQMKIDELNPWFFPLPSDMCAITPGSNHDFTRSVYRAVVSSPVMPDVIVDYDMSRRMFSVIHQEEVIDVSHDTKCHSNNEERSRNELLGIPLKKERYIQINEVQRWSDFAEIYSCEEKEVISHDGARIPITILFSRKAHKKDQSPGILHGYGAYGEVLDKSWCGDRLSLLDRGWLIAFADVRGGGGPDPSWHKSGSGMSKLNSINDFISCGEYLVSEGYVHKHQLGAIGVSAGSLLVAAAINMHPELFRAAILKVPFLDVCSSLLDPTLPLTVLDYEEFGNPQLRAHFDYILKYSPYDNIPEGVCCPPMLVKASLNDSRVGVWEAAKWVAKIRDKTCTRCSSAVILQTNMSGGHFGEGGRFGQCEEAAYEYAFLMKVLGKS
- the LOC107800641 gene encoding uncharacterized protein LOC107800641 isoform X1, coding for MAYSVFISIKKTKVPFSLTLFSIAKKSSLFSTLCNKNHHQTSTSTTPPVAKKVPFTVSAHGVTWNDPYRWMNKTNDPDFINYLQQENSYAENFMKDTEEMQKVLFPEMISRMPSKISTPPELWGPWLYYQYIPEGKEFPVLCRKLAAESKGWMKSVSNYVIGVSKKEQVLLDWNEIAERYGYVHVGTCRVSPDHNYLAYTVDVTGSEQFVLQIKELRNDRVLPTLEVEGVVSLEWAQDSCTFFYTLSDQNQRPYRVHCVKLGSDSVHDVPLFVENDSSFCVDIASTKDGKFITVNSNSRTSSEVYVINAANLQTGIQRFCKRVSGVQYFLEHHHGFFYVLTNSHNVGEESPSSGEYYLARCPVENLQSTCLQNIIVPSGDIFIQDMDMFNEHLVLFLNKEGSSSICSVDMRTIINCEEQMKIDELNPWFFPLPSDMCAITPGSNHDFTRSVYRAVVSSPVMPDVIVDYDMSRRMFSVIHQEEVIDVSHDTKCHSNNEERSRNELLGIPLKKERYIQINEVQRWSDFAEIYSCEEKEVISHDGARIPITILFSRKAHKKDQSPGILHGYGAYGEVLDKSWCGDRLSLLDRGWLIAFADVRGGGGPDPSWHKSGSGMSKLNSINDFISCGEYLVSEGYVHKHQLGAIGVSAGSLLVAAAINMHPELFRAAILKVPFLDVCSSLLDPTLPLTVLDYEEFGNPQLRAHFDYILKYSPYDNIPEGVCCPPMLVKASLNDSRVGVWEAAKWVAKIRDKTCTRCSSAVILQTNMSGGHFGEGGRFGQCEEAAYEYAFLMKVLGKS
- the LOC107800642 gene encoding F-box/FBD/LRR-repeat protein At1g13570 — protein: MMYPTGKRQYRYRTLPPDILSNLPRKVIDEILMCLPLRDAVRTSILSKRWRYKWRRLPQLTLEHTLWKKEENITDLTSNFSEIVSHILVYHAGPVKKFSLCIPYLDRCSNIDSLINFLSRNGIQHLVLRLPIRGSSYELPPLFFTCFQLRHLTLHNCSIHHPPHFKGFDWLISLELRDVTISSMLLERLISRSPLLEQLVLHISGALSNVIKISAPVLRSFDYTGNIRSVFLKNVPLLAKFSLSHREYHVAAGNCNIVKLFESFSALEHLHLNDMSFVAGAGEIPTRLPFNLNCVKHLCISSIYLSDLGEVSCALCLIRSFPYLQYMEMKVEASDDNDIPALESLDVESFSDVTFNHLREVKLIQTNGTIPEMQLMKLLLAKSPRLVRMLIEPCLVEESATVKILAELTKLKRASPKAEVVYKLDKRPNLGPF